Proteins found in one Coleofasciculaceae cyanobacterium genomic segment:
- the galE gene encoding UDP-glucose 4-epimerase GalE, translated as MTILVTGGAGYIGSHSVLTLQQAGYEVIVLDNLVYGHQDLVETVLGAKLIVGDTCDRALLQQIFSEYQIDAVMHFAAYAYVGESVTKPAKYYYNNVIGTFTLLEAMREAEVNNFVFSSTCATYGVPDSVPIKEEQAQNPINPYGATKLMVERILQDFSLAYDFRSVCLRYFNAAGADPQARLGEDHNPETHLIPLVLQTALGQRESISIFGTDYDTPDGSCVRDYIHVLDLAQAHILALEYLLDGGTTDVFNLGNGNGFSVKQVIETARKITGKEIKAEISDRRVGDPPILVGSGAKAQQVLGWQPQYSNLEDIIAHAWQWHQKRH; from the coding sequence ATGACTATTCTGGTAACAGGAGGAGCAGGATATATTGGCTCCCATTCCGTCTTGACATTGCAACAGGCTGGCTACGAAGTGATTGTATTAGACAACCTGGTATATGGTCATCAAGACCTAGTAGAAACGGTTTTGGGAGCTAAATTAATTGTGGGAGATACCTGCGATCGCGCCTTACTGCAACAAATATTTTCAGAGTATCAAATAGATGCCGTAATGCACTTTGCCGCCTATGCTTATGTAGGAGAATCAGTTACCAAACCAGCCAAATATTATTACAACAACGTGATTGGGACTTTTACCCTGCTCGAAGCCATGCGCGAAGCAGAGGTAAATAATTTTGTGTTCTCTTCAACCTGCGCTACCTATGGTGTACCTGACTCTGTACCAATTAAAGAAGAACAAGCTCAAAATCCGATCAATCCTTATGGTGCTACTAAGTTAATGGTGGAAAGAATTTTGCAAGACTTCAGTCTTGCCTATGATTTTCGCTCGGTATGTCTGCGCTATTTTAATGCTGCTGGTGCCGATCCTCAAGCTAGGTTAGGAGAAGATCACAATCCCGAAACTCACCTGATACCATTAGTCTTGCAAACTGCTTTAGGTCAGCGCGAATCAATTTCTATTTTTGGCACTGATTATGACACCCCAGATGGAAGTTGCGTACGAGACTATATCCATGTTCTCGATCTGGCTCAGGCTCATATTCTAGCCTTAGAATATCTTTTAGATGGCGGAACAACAGATGTTTTCAATTTGGGCAATGGTAATGGCTTTTCGGTTAAGCAGGTAATTGAAACAGCTCGTAAAATTACTGGAAAAGAAATCAAAGCCGAAATAAGCGATCGCCGTGTGGGAGATCCTCCTATTTTAGTTGGTAGTGGTGCCAAGGCGCAGCAAGTTTTGGGATGGCAACCTCAATATTCTAATTTAGAAGATATTATTGCTCATGCTTGGCAATGGCATCAAAAACGACACTAA
- a CDS encoding NAD-dependent epimerase/dehydratase family protein, whose product MSIHIVTGVAGFIGSHLAETLLKEGIGVIGIDQFNDYYDPQLKQKNIVNLKEFANFKLIKADIKDLDWRELLQSADVLYHQAAQAGVRDSWGERFSNYTDRNINATQVILEAAKQVKSLKRIVYASSSSIYGNAATMPTPETLCPQPVSPYGITKLAGERLCWLYHQNFGVPTTALRYFTVYGPRHRPDMAFHKFFKAALDDVPIFIYGDGQQTRDYTFVSDIVAANLAAGKIPEAIGETFNIGGGSRVTLIELLKIMEQVMGRPIRKNYVEKAKGDARHTSADITKAKTILGYFPQVSLAEGLTKEWEWIKTIYG is encoded by the coding sequence ATGAGTATTCATATTGTTACTGGTGTTGCGGGATTCATTGGTTCGCATTTAGCAGAAACTCTATTAAAAGAAGGTATTGGAGTAATTGGTATCGATCAGTTTAATGATTACTACGATCCTCAACTTAAACAAAAAAATATAGTTAATCTTAAGGAGTTTGCCAATTTTAAATTAATCAAAGCCGATATCAAAGACTTAGATTGGCGAGAGCTTTTACAGTCGGCTGACGTATTGTATCATCAAGCAGCACAAGCAGGAGTTAGGGATAGTTGGGGAGAAAGATTTTCAAATTATACTGACAGAAATATTAATGCCACACAGGTAATTTTAGAAGCAGCTAAACAAGTTAAATCACTAAAAAGAATTGTCTATGCTTCTAGTTCTTCAATCTATGGGAATGCAGCGACTATGCCTACCCCAGAAACTTTATGTCCTCAACCTGTTTCTCCTTATGGCATAACAAAATTAGCTGGAGAGCGTTTATGCTGGCTATATCACCAGAATTTTGGAGTACCAACCACAGCATTACGCTACTTTACGGTTTATGGGCCACGTCATCGTCCTGATATGGCGTTTCACAAGTTTTTTAAAGCAGCATTAGATGATGTGCCGATTTTCATTTATGGTGATGGACAGCAAACCAGAGACTATACCTTTGTCAGCGACATAGTAGCAGCTAATTTAGCTGCGGGAAAAATACCAGAAGCTATTGGCGAGACATTTAATATTGGTGGCGGTAGCCGAGTCACTCTAATTGAGTTATTAAAGATTATGGAACAGGTTATGGGACGACCAATACGCAAAAATTATGTTGAGAAAGCTAAAGGAGACGCACGCCACACCAGCGCAGACATTACTAAAGCTAAGACAATTTTAGGTTACTTTCCCCAAGTTTCTCTGGCCGAAGGTTTGACCAAAGAATGGGAATGGATTAAAACTATTTATGGTTAA